A genomic window from Macaca thibetana thibetana isolate TM-01 chromosome 16, ASM2454274v1, whole genome shotgun sequence includes:
- the C16H17orf100 gene encoding uncharacterized protein C17orf100 homolog, translating to MASARGAKQSSPRVGTTRYTETSTVRVETSSHRVETSSHRVETSSRRVETSQRRSEGPSLSPLGKRLPGILEASSRHVESSSQRTETTSRHIRASSLRVETALHCAESPAPRAKPAARQNEKPAR from the coding sequence ATGGCCTCAGCCCGAGGGGCCAAGCAGTCTTCTCCCCGGGTGGGGACCACCCGCTACACAGAGACGTCCACAGTCCGCGTGGAGACCTCGTCCCACCGTGTGGAGACCTCGTCCCACCGCGTGGAGACGTCGTCCCGGCGGGTGGAGACCTCCCAGCGCCGCAGCGAGgggccctccctctcccccttgGGGAAGCGGCTCCCTGGCATCCTCGAGGCGTCCTCCCGGCACGTGGAATCCTCCTCGCAGCGCACGGAAACGACCTCCCGCCACATCAGGGCCTCGTCCCTGAGGGTGGAGACGGCTCTGCACTGCGCGGAGAGCCCAGCCCCGCGGGCCAAGCCGGCCGCCCGCCAGAACGAAAAACCGGCCCGATGA